A window from Enterocloster bolteae encodes these proteins:
- a CDS encoding RNA ligase RtcB family protein has product MEKENCILISSGKNWMEQAAKDQLLAVSRLPGVVKAVGLPDLHPGRIPVGTAVLSRGVLYPHLLGNDIGCGMSLFDTGVKKKKFKQEKWVSRLEAVRELEDIPFSSPYEEECPIRDLGTLGGGNHFAEFQCVERIYDQEAAGSLGLCADRILLLVHCGSRGYGQEILSRFWVPEGLADGSEQAEAYMAEHDRALRWAVRNRRAAAQKLLAWLGGASEPELLMDSCHNYLERTKDGLLHRKGSVSASKGAVVIPGSRGSLTYVCIPREDTAVSLNSLSHGAGRKWARSICKSRIDQKYDRDSIRCTGLKSRVVCHDTNLLFAEAPEAYKNVEQVMGVLQEYGLIDIAATLRPLITFKG; this is encoded by the coding sequence TTAATCAGCAGCGGTAAGAATTGGATGGAACAGGCGGCAAAGGACCAGCTTTTGGCAGTGAGCAGGCTTCCTGGCGTTGTGAAGGCAGTGGGGCTTCCGGACCTGCATCCCGGGCGGATTCCTGTGGGAACCGCTGTCCTCAGCAGGGGAGTATTATATCCCCATTTACTTGGAAATGATATCGGCTGCGGTATGAGCCTCTTTGACACAGGGGTAAAGAAAAAGAAGTTTAAACAGGAGAAATGGGTATCAAGGCTGGAGGCCGTCCGGGAGCTGGAGGATATACCGTTTTCCAGCCCATATGAGGAGGAGTGCCCGATACGGGACTTGGGAACCCTGGGAGGAGGGAACCATTTTGCGGAGTTCCAATGTGTGGAGCGGATTTATGACCAGGAGGCAGCCGGGAGCCTGGGGCTTTGTGCGGACCGTATTCTGCTTTTGGTCCACTGCGGCTCCAGGGGATACGGCCAGGAGATCCTGTCACGGTTTTGGGTGCCGGAGGGGCTTGCGGATGGTTCTGAACAGGCAGAAGCATATATGGCTGAGCATGACAGAGCTTTAAGGTGGGCAGTGAGAAACCGGAGAGCAGCGGCGCAGAAGCTGCTTGCGTGGCTGGGAGGCGCCTCTGAGCCGGAGCTTCTCATGGACAGCTGCCATAATTATCTGGAACGGACAAAGGACGGCCTTCTGCACAGAAAGGGCAGCGTATCAGCCTCTAAGGGAGCAGTGGTGATTCCGGGGTCAAGGGGAAGCCTGACCTATGTGTGCATTCCAAGGGAGGATACGGCGGTGTCACTTAATTCTCTCTCTCATGGCGCGGGAAGAAAATGGGCCAGGAGTATCTGCAAAAGCCGCATAGACCAAAAATATGACCGGGATTCTATCCGGTGCACAGGCCTTAAGAGCCGTGTGGTCTGCCACGATACCAACCTGCTGTTCGCAGAGGCGCCGGAGGCATATAAAAATGTGGAGCAGGTCATGGGGGTATTGCAGGAGTACGGACTGATTGACATAGCAGCCACCCTGCGTCCTCTGATCACGTTTAAAGGATAG
- a CDS encoding GntP family permease has translation MTTTISVAGLFLALFLLVYLAFKGHSVIIIAPIVAMVAVIFSAGFDSHLMANYTEVYMTGFANYARNYFPLYLFGAVFAKLMEVSGYADAISHLIASRLGKERAILAVVLCCAVLTYGGVSLFVVTFVVLPIAISLFRAADIPKRLIPGSIALGAFTFTMTALPGSPQVQNTIPMTYFGTDAFAAPVLGIIAAIMMFSLGMSWLNYRAKKAKQAEEGYGDHDDEKKEISESDLPGIIHPVIAFLLIVAVNLLCSKVIYPRLNTAYLEQYNTKISAVSGNWSVLIALLVAIIYLIITGLPRFKALKDSLKSAAGNSLMPLINSCAVVGFGSVIKGLAIFAIVQAFILSISANPLITEVLAVNLLCGMTASASGGLGATLEALAPTFLEQGARIGIGPQVLHRIASISSGGLDSLPHNGATVTTLSLCGITHKEGYLDMFVTSVVIPIATALVIVVLATLGLRF, from the coding sequence ATGACTACAACCATAAGCGTTGCCGGTTTGTTCCTGGCGCTGTTCCTGCTGGTATACCTGGCATTTAAGGGACACAGCGTAATAATCATCGCACCAATCGTTGCCATGGTAGCTGTAATTTTTTCTGCCGGCTTTGACTCCCATCTCATGGCAAATTATACGGAAGTTTATATGACCGGTTTTGCAAACTACGCAAGGAACTATTTCCCCTTGTATTTATTTGGGGCTGTCTTTGCGAAATTAATGGAGGTAAGCGGGTATGCGGATGCCATCTCCCATCTTATCGCCAGCAGGCTTGGCAAGGAAAGAGCTATACTGGCAGTTGTCCTGTGCTGCGCAGTCCTTACATACGGAGGCGTTTCCCTCTTTGTGGTAACCTTCGTGGTTCTTCCCATAGCCATCTCTCTTTTCAGGGCGGCCGACATCCCCAAAAGGCTGATTCCAGGCTCCATTGCCCTTGGGGCATTTACCTTTACCATGACAGCTCTTCCTGGCTCTCCCCAGGTACAGAACACCATACCCATGACCTACTTTGGCACGGATGCATTTGCCGCTCCGGTCCTGGGCATCATAGCCGCCATCATGATGTTCTCCCTCGGCATGAGCTGGCTTAACTACCGGGCCAAAAAGGCAAAACAGGCTGAGGAAGGATACGGGGACCATGACGATGAAAAAAAGGAGATATCTGAATCCGATCTCCCCGGCATCATCCATCCTGTTATTGCCTTCCTCCTGATTGTAGCGGTCAACCTCTTATGCTCCAAGGTCATATATCCCCGTCTGAACACGGCCTATCTGGAACAGTACAACACAAAAATCAGCGCTGTCTCCGGCAATTGGTCCGTCCTGATTGCATTGCTCGTTGCCATCATTTACCTGATTATAACCGGTCTGCCCCGCTTTAAGGCATTGAAGGACAGCCTTAAGTCAGCTGCGGGCAATTCTCTGATGCCCCTTATTAACTCCTGCGCAGTTGTGGGCTTTGGCTCCGTAATTAAAGGGCTGGCCATCTTTGCCATTGTGCAGGCCTTCATCCTCTCTATATCAGCCAACCCGCTGATTACCGAGGTCCTGGCTGTCAATCTGTTGTGCGGCATGACTGCATCTGCCTCCGGCGGACTGGGAGCCACCTTAGAAGCGCTTGCCCCCACCTTCCTGGAACAGGGTGCCCGCATAGGAATCGGCCCCCAGGTACTGCACAGAATTGCTTCCATCTCTTCCGGCGGCCTGGACTCACTTCCGCACAACGGGGCTACCGTAACCACCTTGTCCCTGTGCGGCATCACCCACAAAGAGGGATATCTGGACATGTTTGTCACATCCGTGGTCATTCCCATTGCCACCGCGCTTGTCATTGTCGTATTAGCAACTTTAGGTCTGAGATTTTAG
- a CDS encoding DUF3810 domain-containing protein, translated as MKFFHNVTAKIAPAFSSKAALKSTALQNKAPERTEKKVRSFRFFAAGLVLAAVSGLLGLCARTVPGFAQFYSVAVYPLLAGTLGRLCSLFPFSLSEIGLYSLCLFCICYMILHIRQPVVVFSRAFFLCCVLLFVFTINCGINYYRNPFSYEAGIAAEKTSTEELLALCRYLTNQINSSLTEIDHSGEILDGLYPGQTEATPAPSARDLSKLGRDGRAAMVRLGQSYPQLEGYYPYPKPLINSRLLSVQQLCGIYSPFTIEANYNREMPYYNIPHTICHELSHLKGFMREDEANFIGYLACIGSDSPDFRYSGYLTGWVYAGNALARVDPESYYDLYTKLSPQAAQDLAWNNQFWERFEGPVAEASTQMNDRYLKAHSQEDGVRSYGRMVDLMLAYYKDQLRED; from the coding sequence ATGAAGTTCTTCCATAACGTTACAGCCAAGATTGCGCCGGCATTTTCCTCTAAAGCCGCATTAAAATCCACCGCCCTCCAGAACAAGGCGCCTGAAAGGACAGAAAAGAAGGTCCGTTCTTTTAGATTTTTTGCAGCCGGCCTGGTTCTGGCCGCTGTCTCCGGCCTGCTGGGACTCTGTGCCCGGACAGTGCCCGGGTTCGCCCAGTTTTACTCCGTCGCCGTGTACCCGCTCCTGGCCGGTACATTGGGACGGTTGTGCAGCCTGTTTCCATTTTCCCTTTCCGAAATCGGGCTGTATTCCCTCTGCCTGTTCTGCATATGCTACATGATTCTGCATATCAGGCAGCCTGTTGTGGTGTTCTCCCGTGCCTTTTTTCTTTGCTGTGTCCTGTTATTCGTGTTCACCATAAACTGCGGCATCAACTATTACCGGAACCCCTTTTCCTATGAGGCAGGCATTGCCGCAGAAAAAACCTCCACCGAGGAGCTGCTGGCGCTGTGCCGTTATCTTACAAACCAAATCAACAGCTCTCTGACAGAAATAGACCACTCCGGCGAAATCCTGGACGGCCTCTACCCGGGACAGACCGAGGCAACCCCCGCGCCATCAGCCCGGGATCTTTCAAAGCTTGGAAGGGACGGCAGGGCAGCCATGGTCCGGCTGGGCCAGTCCTACCCCCAGCTGGAGGGTTATTATCCCTATCCAAAGCCTCTCATCAACTCCAGACTGCTGTCCGTGCAGCAGCTCTGCGGCATTTATTCCCCCTTCACCATAGAGGCGAACTACAACAGGGAAATGCCTTACTATAACATCCCCCATACCATCTGCCATGAATTGTCTCATCTGAAGGGATTTATGCGGGAAGATGAAGCCAACTTCATCGGATACCTGGCATGTATCGGATCCGATTCCCCGGACTTTCGCTACAGCGGCTATCTGACCGGCTGGGTCTACGCCGGCAATGCCCTGGCCAGGGTGGACCCCGAAAGTTATTATGACCTTTATACAAAGCTGTCCCCTCAGGCCGCCCAGGACCTGGCCTGGAACAACCAGTTCTGGGAGCGCTTTGAAGGACCTGTGGCAGAAGCCTCCACCCAGATGAATGACAGATATCTCAAAGCCCACAGCCAGGAGGACGGCGTCAGAAGCTATGGACGGATGGTGGATTTGATGCTGGCATATTATAAGGACCAATTAAGGGAGGATTAG
- the ytvI gene encoding sporulation integral membrane protein YtvI, whose protein sequence is MDIQKRRTFIISFIYFGIIGVLCYIGLKKLLPILIPFMAAMAIAAMLEPAVSLLDRHMKGGKGAAAAVVLLVFYGSILTIMCVSGSQILSSIQEQAKKLPGIYSQTIEPGLSHFFSLLENSFPGHSIHISALGQSLERFMENASVGISSGLLGWGASAISGIPALVLDFVIAVIASFFLTGNYRETLDFLLYQIPDDRRQMLLQVLLHIRKVACRLLRAYALLMLLTFTELYIGFLVLGIPAGFTLACITSLVDILPVLGTGTVLLPWALIAWTTGSGSLAMGLVCLYLLIAVVRQTLEPKIIGHQMGLSPIATLLCIFAGGKLLGLTGIFLFPIAATVLAELHSGNNLPAQNQV, encoded by the coding sequence ATGGACATTCAAAAACGCAGGACATTCATCATCAGCTTTATTTACTTTGGAATCATAGGTGTGCTCTGCTATATAGGGTTAAAGAAACTCCTGCCCATACTGATTCCCTTCATGGCCGCCATGGCTATTGCAGCCATGCTGGAACCGGCAGTGTCTCTACTGGACAGACACATGAAGGGCGGAAAGGGCGCGGCCGCCGCAGTTGTGCTGCTGGTCTTTTATGGTTCCATTCTGACAATCATGTGCGTGTCTGGCAGCCAAATCCTGTCATCCATCCAGGAACAGGCAAAAAAGCTGCCCGGCATCTACAGCCAGACCATCGAACCAGGTCTGTCCCATTTCTTTTCCCTGTTGGAAAACAGTTTCCCCGGACACAGCATCCACATATCAGCCCTTGGACAAAGCCTGGAGCGTTTCATGGAAAATGCTTCTGTGGGCATCTCCTCCGGACTGCTTGGGTGGGGCGCCTCTGCCATAAGCGGTATTCCTGCCCTGGTCCTTGATTTTGTCATCGCTGTGATCGCATCCTTTTTCCTGACAGGCAATTACAGGGAGACGCTGGATTTCCTGCTGTATCAGATTCCTGATGACAGACGGCAAATGCTCTTACAGGTACTTCTCCATATCCGTAAAGTCGCCTGCCGGCTTCTGCGGGCTTATGCGCTCCTGATGCTCCTGACATTTACGGAACTTTATATCGGTTTCCTGGTGCTGGGCATTCCGGCCGGATTCACGCTTGCCTGCATCACCTCGCTGGTGGATATTCTGCCGGTCCTTGGCACAGGCACCGTGCTTCTTCCCTGGGCATTAATAGCCTGGACGACCGGCTCCGGAAGCCTGGCCATGGGTCTTGTGTGCCTGTATCTGCTCATAGCAGTGGTCCGCCAGACCCTGGAGCCCAAAATCATCGGCCATCAGATGGGCCTGTCCCCCATAGCCACCCTCCTGTGCATCTTTGCAGGCGGCAAGCTTCTGGGCCTGACCGGTATATTCCTGTTCCCCATAGCCGCCACCGTACTGGCCGAACTGCACAGCGGAAATAACCTCCCCGCCCAGAACCAGGTTTAA
- a CDS encoding N-acyl homoserine lactonase family protein, whose protein sequence is MTNYTITPINTGFTNTSKGQYLYHHSVHKFYDVEGFVKLPVTVFLVQGGGKKIMIDTGMSDTEIAGKYHHPGSVQPEGYAVYEQLENLGIKCSEITDIIFTHLHWDHVYYLDRFVNADLHVQRTEYQFAVNPIPLYYKSYEYPVLGLKPQFDGRSFKLYDGEAEIFDGISVYPTPGHSVGHQTVVVNTSEGQYHCCGDLIFTYDNLKPVPEMHYDITPPGRFLDIVDEWNSIVELKKRAKSQEFILPTHAPEMIEIVDSKRVYGN, encoded by the coding sequence ATGACAAACTATACCATCACACCTATTAATACAGGATTCACCAACACAAGCAAGGGCCAGTACTTATATCACCACAGCGTACACAAATTCTATGATGTGGAGGGCTTTGTAAAGCTCCCTGTCACTGTATTTCTGGTACAGGGCGGCGGAAAGAAAATTATGATCGATACAGGAATGTCTGATACAGAAATTGCCGGAAAATATCACCATCCTGGCTCTGTGCAGCCAGAGGGTTATGCTGTTTATGAACAGCTGGAAAATCTGGGAATCAAGTGCAGCGAGATAACGGATATTATTTTTACCCATCTCCACTGGGACCATGTCTATTATCTGGACCGCTTTGTAAATGCTGATCTTCATGTCCAGAGAACAGAATACCAGTTTGCCGTAAATCCCATTCCTCTTTACTATAAATCCTATGAGTATCCGGTTCTGGGACTGAAACCTCAGTTTGACGGCAGAAGCTTTAAGCTTTATGACGGGGAGGCAGAGATTTTTGACGGTATCAGTGTATACCCCACCCCAGGACATTCCGTTGGTCATCAAACCGTTGTGGTTAATACCAGCGAGGGACAGTATCACTGCTGCGGCGACCTTATCTTTACCTATGACAACCTAAAGCCTGTACCGGAAATGCATTATGACATCACACCTCCAGGACGCTTCTTAGATATCGTGGATGAATGGAACAGCATTGTAGAACTGAAGAAACGGGCAAAGAGCCAGGAATTCATCCTTCCAACTCACGCGCCTGAGATGATTGAAATTGTAGACTCAAAAAGAGTGTACGGAAATTAG
- a CDS encoding class II aldolase/adducin family protein, which yields MYREFLKAKDDFLAAASRTYESRIQTGTGGNLSVRIPGTDLMIVKPSGFSYGQCSEENITITDFQGNLQEGLYKPTRESTLHGNLYARYPKIGGIVHTHSPYSILISLNDRQLELITLHSQLKLKKPVKVVDVTTQAVTQEELPKVFKVLDTEPETAAIILKGHGIVAISSSAVKAGQIAELIEETAMIAWEQKKLRK from the coding sequence ATGTACAGGGAATTTTTAAAAGCAAAAGATGATTTCTTAGCCGCCGCATCCCGCACATACGAGAGCAGGATTCAAACCGGAACCGGCGGAAACCTGAGTGTCCGTATTCCGGGAACTGACCTGATGATTGTCAAGCCCAGCGGATTTTCCTACGGGCAGTGCAGTGAGGAGAATATAACCATAACTGATTTCCAGGGAAACCTTCAGGAGGGTCTGTACAAACCTACCAGGGAATCCACCCTTCACGGCAACCTGTATGCCCGATACCCCAAAATAGGAGGCATTGTACATACACACAGCCCCTATTCCATCCTCATTTCTCTGAATGACAGACAGCTGGAATTAATCACCCTTCATTCCCAGCTCAAACTGAAAAAACCGGTCAAGGTAGTGGATGTCACCACCCAGGCCGTAACTCAGGAGGAACTGCCTAAGGTGTTTAAAGTTCTGGATACAGAGCCGGAGACCGCTGCCATCATCTTAAAGGGCCACGGCATTGTCGCCATATCGTCCAGTGCAGTGAAAGCAGGGCAGATCGCCGAACTGATTGAAGAAACCGCTATGATTGCGTGGGAACAGAAAAAACTCAGAAAGTAA
- a CDS encoding Tm-1-like ATP-binding domain-containing protein encodes MEHNRIALIASLDTKLQETLYAKHEIESCGGQGLIIDISTKTLVDAGDAVGPADILARYGMTWEEFGPLDKAQSIETMSNALTAVMPALYAQGLFDAVISIGGGQNARMAAAAMKSLPFGVPKIVASSLACGRRTMEQYVGDKDIMVVHTVADISGLNYTTKTVIHNVCHAALGMLQHQRQVTPDSRKKIAATMLGITSKGVEGALRLLPDGTYEKTCFHANGVGGRCMEKLIEEGAFDLIADITLHELTCEVLGGYCTGANNRLEAAVRHHVPMVVVPGALDMLDFFIDEDGRGLPDDIDRRKKVYHNSSIVHTKIYREEAVKLARVLAGRLNKSTAPVTLILPDEGFCEAAAKGGPMYDPEVDEAFISTIKPLLEQHIKIIEVRGNINSDSCQKAVAAAIMNLV; translated from the coding sequence ATGGAACACAACAGAATCGCCCTGATAGCCTCTCTTGATACCAAACTGCAGGAAACCTTATATGCCAAACATGAGATTGAATCATGTGGAGGCCAGGGACTCATAATTGATATCAGCACCAAAACCCTGGTGGACGCCGGCGATGCGGTGGGGCCTGCCGATATCCTGGCCCGTTACGGGATGACCTGGGAAGAATTCGGTCCCTTAGATAAGGCCCAGAGTATCGAAACCATGTCAAATGCCCTGACCGCAGTCATGCCTGCTTTGTATGCGCAAGGGTTATTTGATGCCGTCATTTCCATCGGGGGAGGACAGAATGCCCGGATGGCTGCCGCGGCCATGAAGTCCCTGCCATTTGGCGTACCTAAAATTGTGGCCTCTTCCCTGGCCTGCGGCAGAAGAACCATGGAACAATATGTGGGAGACAAGGATATCATGGTCGTCCACACGGTTGCAGACATTTCCGGGCTTAATTATACCACAAAAACTGTGATTCACAACGTCTGCCACGCTGCCCTGGGCATGCTCCAACACCAAAGACAGGTGACTCCTGATTCCCGTAAAAAGATTGCCGCAACAATGCTTGGAATTACATCCAAAGGCGTTGAGGGAGCACTGCGCCTCCTGCCTGACGGCACTTATGAAAAAACCTGCTTCCACGCCAATGGCGTAGGGGGGCGCTGCATGGAAAAACTGATTGAGGAAGGTGCCTTTGACCTGATTGCGGATATAACACTCCACGAACTTACCTGCGAAGTCCTGGGCGGGTATTGTACCGGTGCAAACAACCGGCTGGAGGCAGCCGTTAGGCATCACGTACCTATGGTCGTCGTGCCCGGTGCCCTGGACATGCTTGATTTCTTCATTGACGAGGACGGGCGGGGATTACCGGATGATATTGACCGCAGAAAGAAGGTCTATCACAATTCAAGTATCGTCCACACCAAAATTTACAGGGAAGAGGCAGTAAAGCTGGCCCGCGTCCTGGCCGGGCGCCTGAACAAAAGCACTGCCCCTGTAACCCTTATCCTGCCGGATGAAGGCTTCTGCGAGGCCGCGGCCAAAGGCGGTCCCATGTATGACCCGGAGGTGGATGAGGCCTTTATAAGCACCATCAAGCCACTTCTGGAACAGCATATAAAAATTATTGAAGTAAGGGGTAATATCAATTCGGACAGCTGTCAGAAGGCAGTTGCCGCAGCTATAATGAATCTTGTATAG
- a CDS encoding FadR/GntR family transcriptional regulator, which produces MARQKLSEVILEDLKKRILTGEYRTNQKLPTERELANYYDTSRIPVREALRQLADAGIVRTSAGSGTVVISSGSTLSDTSYGTPFMENVTLLKETIILRRLIESQAAREAAQNRSADDIKELQNALFDSINQIRKLKAKENNSFFEADAWFHKAIAKASHNQLLVDCLDAIPYITANHQFLSLKYTTPRDEVVSYHTQIYENILDMNGERAYESMYNHLYRVETLMMNHKQEVGGLGGEDGI; this is translated from the coding sequence ATGGCAAGACAAAAATTGAGTGAGGTCATATTAGAAGATCTAAAGAAACGAATATTAACAGGAGAATACCGGACAAATCAGAAGCTTCCCACGGAGCGGGAACTGGCAAACTATTATGATACCAGCCGCATTCCGGTGAGGGAAGCCTTAAGACAGCTGGCAGACGCAGGAATCGTGAGGACATCGGCGGGTTCCGGGACCGTGGTGATATCATCCGGCAGCACCCTGTCAGATACATCCTATGGAACACCTTTTATGGAAAATGTTACGTTATTAAAGGAGACAATTATACTAAGAAGACTTATCGAATCCCAGGCAGCCAGAGAGGCGGCCCAGAACCGGTCGGCAGATGATATAAAAGAACTTCAGAATGCGCTGTTCGACAGCATTAACCAGATACGTAAGCTGAAGGCAAAGGAGAACAATTCATTTTTTGAAGCAGACGCCTGGTTTCATAAGGCTATAGCAAAGGCATCCCACAACCAGCTCCTTGTGGACTGCCTGGATGCAATACCCTATATTACAGCCAACCATCAGTTCCTTTCCCTGAAATACACTACTCCACGGGATGAGGTGGTGTCATACCATACACAGATATATGAAAACATCCTGGATATGAATGGCGAGCGCGCCTATGAATCCATGTACAACCATCTGTACCGGGTGGAGACATTGATGATGAACCACAAGCAGGAAGTAGGGGGACTGGGAGGGGAGGACGGCATATAA
- a CDS encoding class II aldolase/adducin family protein, producing MKNYLSEQEARRAILNVGKRIYDRGYVAANDGNISCKISDTTILVTPTGVSKGFMEPDSLVKMDLDGAILDGGKPSSEVKMHLRAYQENPDITGVVHAHPASATSFSVMGMEMKKPVVAEAVLVTGNILIAPYAKPGTYDVPDSIAPFINRYNAVLLANHGALSWGKDLYQALYRMEALEHQAGILFRTLILAHITGRDVPYLSGEALAGLVQIRDEMGILTGGIPEN from the coding sequence ATGAAAAACTATTTATCTGAGCAAGAGGCGCGCAGGGCCATCCTGAATGTGGGAAAACGCATTTATGACAGAGGCTATGTGGCTGCCAATGACGGAAACATCAGCTGTAAAATCAGCGACACCACCATTCTTGTCACGCCCACAGGCGTTTCCAAGGGCTTTATGGAGCCGGATTCACTTGTAAAGATGGATTTAGACGGAGCCATCCTGGATGGAGGAAAACCGTCCTCAGAAGTGAAAATGCATCTTCGGGCCTATCAGGAAAACCCTGACATAACCGGGGTGGTTCACGCCCATCCGGCATCTGCCACCAGCTTTTCCGTCATGGGAATGGAGATGAAAAAGCCGGTTGTGGCAGAAGCCGTACTGGTAACAGGCAACATACTGATTGCCCCCTACGCCAAGCCCGGAACTTATGATGTACCTGACAGCATTGCGCCTTTCATCAACCGTTACAATGCTGTCCTGCTGGCAAACCATGGGGCTTTAAGCTGGGGAAAGGACCTTTACCAGGCCCTTTACCGCATGGAAGCCCTGGAACACCAGGCGGGCATCCTGTTTCGCACCCTTATTCTGGCCCATATCACCGGCCGTGATGTCCCGTATCTATCCGGGGAAGCGCTGGCCGGGCTGGTACAAATCCGGGACGAAATGGGTATACTCACCGGGGGAATTCCGGAGAATTAA
- the prfH gene encoding peptide chain release factor H, translating to MRVQISSGQGPAECELAVAMLYEELRKEAGDVRLVGCTPGKKPGCMSSVVFETDRDLRELEGSVQWICKSPYRPGHRRKNWYVDVSILDQVPRISEERMVRFETFRSGGKGGQHVNKVETGVRAIHIPTGTAVVSTQARSQHMNKQIAMDRLCSILAEMNARNQQKEKSLAWMEHARLERGNPVRIYEGMKFERSRKH from the coding sequence ATGAGAGTACAGATTAGTTCCGGTCAGGGACCGGCAGAATGCGAGCTGGCAGTGGCTATGCTCTATGAGGAACTGAGAAAGGAAGCCGGGGATGTGCGCCTGGTAGGCTGTACCCCCGGAAAGAAGCCTGGATGCATGTCATCTGTGGTGTTTGAGACGGACCGGGATTTACGGGAGCTGGAGGGCAGTGTGCAGTGGATTTGCAAAAGTCCCTACCGTCCCGGCCACAGGAGGAAGAACTGGTATGTGGATGTCAGCATACTGGACCAGGTCCCAAGGATATCAGAGGAAAGAATGGTGCGTTTTGAAACCTTCCGCAGCGGAGGAAAGGGAGGACAGCATGTGAATAAGGTGGAGACCGGTGTACGGGCCATCCATATTCCCACGGGTACAGCCGTGGTGTCAACCCAGGCCAGGAGCCAGCATATGAATAAGCAGATTGCCATGGACCGGCTGTGCAGCATACTGGCAGAAATGAATGCCAGAAATCAGCAAAAGGAAAAAAGCCTTGCGTGGATGGAACACGCAAGGCTGGAGCGGGGAAATCCGGTCCGTATTTATGAAGGTATGAAGTTTGAACGGAGCCGGAAACATTAA